A portion of the Streptomyces sp. NBC_01335 genome contains these proteins:
- a CDS encoding type I polyketide synthase — protein sequence MPRESGSVDSAIAVIGMGCRFPQADGVDEFWNNLLSNTDSVTPVRPDRFDAEQFHHPTPGTPGKTVSRHGGFLDAPFAFDAAFFGIAPVEAKAMDPQQRLLLQVVWEALEDAGVVPSSLAGSRTGVFVGQATAEYGEVHAPPGVHGAVGSRIRGATAGRISYGMDLRGPSVVLDTACSSSLVAVHSARQSLLSGESDLGIAGAVNFIVSPDDAIAYSQGGMLSPGGRCRFGDARADGFVRSEGVGAVILKRLDDALADGDPVLGVIMGSAVTHEGQGDGLLMRPSVGGQRAMLREARRAAGVGAGELDYVEAHGTGTTIGDAVELEALIEERREAGPRTAPLRVGSVKSNIGHAEAAAGMAGLIKSLLILRHRTIPATLHVSRPNDQVVEAAGTVRLVTRNEPLAPQGEAALIGISSFGIGGTNAHVVLGAYTPEPRPDTPRDDAAPAPHLLVLSARSPQSLNQLARSYAAYLRPGGEGHDTPLGAICAAAATRREAHTHRLWAVGLTHAELAGQLDRLARGENPANAGTGDAHPGPAKRTVFVFPGQGSQWVGMGQGLLASSQAFRRTMAECDLVLRDELGWSVLELLDTRPDSFPAAVEVVQPALWAMEIALAAAWAERGVTPDVCVGHSMGETAAAHVAGALSLADAAAVIARRSRLLKRLAGRGSMLAVELGGQEALEVISPYDGLVCVAAENSPTATVLSGDGGVLDEIAGELDTRGVMARKVNVNVASHSPLTDELRADLRQALAALSPKPVSRTMVSTVTGEAVEGSELDADYWVRNLRGKVRFTDAVRAAGTARDSVFVEVSPHPLLTHGTEEILGRPGCAVESLRRDQDPATAMARSVGRFYAAGGRVDWERYHGGRPEAVRLPRYPWRATVFRLDRAPDAPAGTHRGHTRQLGLRDWAKQDDWGNAISVDGFAPVPPMVHAGALLHVARELRPDTPWSLHRVRLNSAPVEAADADAMRLEVSLRPDGSGWQGSVHALHPRFAEPAPCMTATIRVGGELRRDLGGALLDRALASCRQYLPEHEFAGHIGQMGFAVGSPFQAVERVWRRDGAALGRMRRPEASAPAAWESALLPLMAALAPTRFGVRRTYAPVGFGSIEFAAELPERYWSIAKVTASSGTTVRGDVIVLEDGGRIVARFGGIVLRRSAGNGQAAEKRFSALVTHVRGRLLSPATAVRRSGAAARPEHADLARPAPGQVPAQPATATGDSAPPLPQGLTALAASVLGMDGQDLDLDRSLHDQGLDSLMAVRLRHQMSALHDVRISTGRLLSDESVRSLTSDLARARP from the coding sequence ATGCCCAGAGAGTCAGGAAGTGTCGACTCGGCCATCGCCGTCATCGGCATGGGATGCCGTTTCCCGCAGGCGGACGGTGTGGACGAGTTCTGGAACAATTTGCTGTCGAATACCGACTCGGTCACACCGGTTCGACCTGATCGCTTCGACGCCGAACAGTTCCACCATCCGACGCCGGGGACCCCCGGAAAGACAGTGAGCCGGCACGGCGGATTCCTCGACGCCCCCTTCGCCTTCGACGCCGCCTTCTTCGGGATCGCGCCGGTGGAGGCGAAGGCGATGGACCCGCAGCAGCGCCTGCTCCTGCAGGTCGTGTGGGAAGCCCTGGAAGACGCGGGTGTCGTCCCCTCCTCCCTCGCCGGAAGCCGCACCGGAGTCTTCGTCGGGCAGGCGACGGCCGAGTACGGAGAGGTGCACGCCCCACCCGGCGTGCACGGCGCGGTCGGCAGCCGCATCCGGGGGGCCACGGCGGGCCGGATCAGCTACGGCATGGACCTGCGCGGCCCCAGCGTCGTCCTGGACACCGCCTGCTCGTCGTCCCTGGTGGCCGTGCACAGCGCACGGCAGAGTCTGCTCAGCGGTGAGAGCGATCTGGGGATCGCCGGCGCGGTCAACTTCATCGTGTCCCCGGACGACGCCATCGCCTACTCACAGGGCGGCATGCTGTCGCCCGGGGGCCGCTGCCGCTTCGGTGACGCACGAGCCGACGGCTTCGTACGCAGCGAGGGTGTCGGAGCCGTGATCCTGAAACGCCTCGACGACGCGCTGGCGGACGGCGACCCGGTGCTCGGCGTGATCATGGGGAGCGCCGTCACCCACGAGGGCCAGGGCGACGGCCTGTTGATGCGCCCCTCGGTCGGCGGCCAGCGCGCCATGCTCAGGGAGGCACGCCGGGCGGCGGGTGTCGGCGCGGGAGAGCTGGACTACGTCGAAGCGCACGGCACCGGCACCACGATCGGCGACGCGGTCGAGCTGGAGGCCCTGATCGAGGAGCGCCGCGAGGCCGGGCCGCGTACCGCACCGCTGCGGGTCGGCTCGGTGAAGAGCAACATCGGGCACGCCGAAGCGGCGGCCGGCATGGCGGGACTGATCAAGTCGCTCCTCATTCTCAGACACCGCACCATACCGGCGACACTGCACGTGAGCCGGCCCAACGACCAGGTGGTGGAAGCCGCCGGCACGGTGCGGCTGGTGACCCGGAACGAACCCCTCGCGCCGCAGGGGGAGGCGGCCCTGATCGGCATCAGCTCCTTCGGGATCGGCGGCACCAACGCCCATGTCGTGCTCGGCGCGTACACGCCCGAACCCCGCCCCGACACCCCGCGCGACGACGCCGCACCCGCGCCGCACCTCCTGGTGCTCTCCGCCCGCTCGCCGCAGTCCCTGAATCAGCTGGCCCGGTCCTACGCCGCGTACCTGAGGCCGGGGGGAGAAGGCCACGACACTCCGCTCGGCGCGATCTGCGCCGCTGCCGCGACCCGCAGGGAGGCCCACACCCACCGCCTGTGGGCGGTGGGCCTCACCCACGCCGAACTGGCCGGCCAGCTCGACCGGCTGGCCCGCGGGGAGAACCCCGCGAACGCCGGCACGGGGGACGCGCACCCGGGACCGGCCAAGCGCACCGTGTTCGTCTTCCCCGGCCAGGGATCCCAATGGGTCGGCATGGGGCAGGGGTTACTCGCCTCCTCGCAGGCCTTCCGCCGGACCATGGCGGAGTGCGACCTCGTCCTGCGCGACGAACTGGGCTGGTCCGTCCTGGAGCTCCTCGACACCCGGCCCGACTCCTTCCCCGCCGCGGTGGAAGTGGTGCAACCCGCCCTGTGGGCCATGGAGATCGCTCTGGCGGCGGCGTGGGCAGAGCGGGGGGTGACCCCCGATGTCTGCGTGGGGCACAGCATGGGCGAGACCGCCGCCGCCCACGTCGCCGGGGCCCTGTCGCTGGCGGACGCCGCCGCGGTCATCGCCCGGCGCAGCCGCCTGCTGAAGCGTCTGGCGGGACGCGGCTCGATGCTCGCCGTCGAGCTCGGCGGCCAGGAGGCCCTGGAAGTCATCTCCCCGTACGACGGCCTCGTGTGCGTGGCGGCCGAGAACTCCCCGACCGCCACGGTGCTCTCCGGCGACGGCGGCGTTCTCGACGAGATCGCCGGAGAGCTGGACACCCGGGGCGTCATGGCCCGCAAGGTGAACGTCAACGTCGCTTCCCACAGCCCGCTCACCGACGAGCTCCGGGCGGACCTGCGCCAGGCACTGGCCGCGCTCTCCCCGAAACCGGTCTCCCGCACGATGGTCTCCACGGTCACCGGTGAGGCGGTGGAGGGCTCGGAGCTGGACGCCGACTACTGGGTGCGGAATCTGCGCGGCAAGGTCCGTTTCACCGACGCGGTCAGGGCCGCGGGCACCGCGCGGGACAGCGTCTTCGTGGAGGTGAGCCCGCACCCCCTGCTCACCCACGGCACGGAGGAGATCCTGGGCCGTCCCGGCTGCGCGGTCGAGTCGCTCAGGCGTGACCAGGACCCGGCGACGGCGATGGCCCGCTCGGTCGGGCGTTTCTACGCGGCCGGCGGCCGGGTGGACTGGGAGCGTTACCACGGAGGGCGGCCCGAGGCCGTCCGGCTGCCCCGGTACCCCTGGCGAGCCACCGTGTTCCGGCTGGACCGGGCCCCGGACGCACCGGCCGGCACGCACCGCGGCCACACCCGGCAACTGGGCCTGCGGGATTGGGCGAAGCAGGACGACTGGGGGAATGCCATCAGCGTCGACGGATTCGCCCCCGTCCCCCCGATGGTCCACGCGGGAGCGCTGCTGCACGTCGCGCGGGAACTGCGACCCGACACCCCGTGGTCCCTGCATCGCGTGCGCCTGAACAGCGCCCCGGTGGAAGCGGCGGACGCGGACGCCATGCGACTCGAGGTCTCGCTCCGTCCGGACGGCTCCGGATGGCAGGGCTCGGTCCATGCCCTGCATCCCCGATTCGCCGAGCCCGCGCCGTGCATGACGGCGACGATCCGCGTCGGAGGCGAACTCCGGCGGGACCTGGGCGGCGCCCTCCTGGACCGCGCCCTCGCCTCCTGCCGCCAGTACCTGCCGGAACACGAATTCGCCGGGCACATAGGGCAGATGGGCTTCGCGGTGGGTTCCCCGTTCCAGGCGGTCGAACGCGTGTGGCGGCGGGACGGCGCGGCCCTCGGCCGGATGCGCCGCCCGGAGGCGTCCGCTCCGGCGGCCTGGGAGTCCGCGCTCCTGCCCCTGATGGCCGCACTCGCGCCGACACGGTTCGGGGTGCGCCGGACCTACGCCCCCGTCGGCTTCGGCTCGATCGAGTTCGCCGCGGAACTGCCCGAGCGGTACTGGAGCATCGCGAAGGTCACGGCGTCCTCGGGCACCACGGTCCGCGGTGATGTGATCGTGCTGGAGGACGGCGGGCGGATCGTGGCCCGCTTCGGCGGGATCGTCCTGCGCCGGTCCGCCGGCAACGGGCAGGCGGCGGAGAAGCGCTTCTCCGCCCTGGTCACCCACGTGCGCGGGCGCCTGCTCTCCCCCGCGACGGCCGTCCGGAGGAGCGGCGCGGCGGCCCGGCCGGAGCACGCGGACCTCGCGCGCCCGGCTCCCGGGCAGGTGCCCGCCCAGCCTGCCACGGCCACGGGCGACAGTGCGCCGCCGCTGCCGCAGGGCTTGACGGCGCTCGCGGCCTCCGTGCTGGGGATGGACGGTCAGGATCTCGACCTGGACCGTTCGCTGCACGACCAAGGGCTGGATTCGCTGATGGCGGTCCGCCTGCGGCACCAGATGTCCGCCCTGCACGATGTGCGGATCTCGACGGGCCGGCTGCTGAGCGACGAGAGTGTCCGCAGTCTGACGAGTGACCTGGCGCGGGCCCGGCCGTGA
- a CDS encoding sedoheptulose 7-phosphate cyclase produces the protein MTAVMPPETYFTQSGNGLFTKGAPARSWTVSTAKPVTYEVRFESGILDPAHPALAEAGTPPGSTGTRRLLVVEEQVQRLYGDRIAAYFDARGIETVTRVLPAHEQLKTMESAFQVVESMDAFGIARRHEPVIAIGGGVLMDIVGLAASLYRRSTPYVRVPTTLIGLVDAGVGAKTGVNFGRHKNRLGTYHPSSVALLDPEFLATLDQRHISNGLAEILKIALVKDRALFELLAAHSKTLLNGRLQLTEDPDGRHLVAEEVLCRAVHGMLEELQPNLWEHQLQRLVDYGHSFSPVIEMEALPELLHGEAVCIDMAFTTVVARRRGLVSDEDTRRVLAVMEDLGLPVMHPACTPEVWEHALADTVRHRDGQQRLPLPVGIGQACFVNDLSPQELRSAFAELQEHDRALRSAL, from the coding sequence ATGACTGCCGTAATGCCACCAGAAACCTATTTCACACAATCCGGTAACGGGCTGTTTACAAAGGGGGCGCCGGCGCGTTCCTGGACCGTCAGCACGGCCAAGCCCGTCACCTACGAGGTGCGCTTCGAGAGCGGAATACTCGATCCCGCCCACCCCGCTCTGGCCGAAGCGGGCACCCCGCCCGGCAGCACGGGCACCCGGCGCCTGCTGGTGGTGGAGGAGCAGGTACAGCGCCTGTACGGAGACCGCATCGCGGCGTACTTCGACGCCCGCGGGATCGAGACCGTGACCCGCGTCCTGCCCGCCCACGAGCAGCTCAAGACGATGGAGTCCGCCTTCCAGGTGGTGGAGTCCATGGACGCCTTCGGCATCGCGCGCCGCCACGAACCCGTCATCGCCATCGGGGGCGGGGTCCTCATGGACATCGTGGGCCTCGCGGCCAGCCTCTACCGGCGATCCACCCCGTACGTCCGTGTCCCCACCACCCTCATCGGCCTGGTGGACGCGGGCGTGGGTGCCAAGACGGGAGTCAACTTCGGCCGTCACAAGAACCGGCTGGGCACCTACCACCCGTCCTCGGTGGCGCTGCTGGACCCGGAGTTCCTCGCCACGCTCGACCAGCGGCACATCTCCAACGGTCTGGCCGAGATCCTCAAGATCGCCCTTGTCAAGGACCGGGCCCTGTTCGAACTGCTCGCCGCCCACAGCAAGACCCTGCTCAACGGCAGGCTCCAGCTGACCGAGGACCCCGACGGCCGCCACCTCGTCGCCGAAGAAGTCCTGTGCCGGGCCGTCCACGGCATGCTCGAAGAACTCCAGCCCAACCTCTGGGAGCACCAGTTGCAGCGGCTGGTGGACTACGGCCACTCCTTCTCCCCCGTGATCGAGATGGAGGCGCTGCCGGAACTCCTGCACGGAGAGGCGGTGTGCATCGACATGGCCTTCACCACCGTCGTCGCCCGCCGCCGCGGCCTGGTGAGCGACGAGGACACCCGACGCGTGCTGGCCGTCATGGAGGACCTGGGCCTGCCCGTCATGCACCCCGCCTGCACGCCCGAAGTGTGGGAACACGCCCTCGCCGACACCGTTCGGCACCGCGACGGCCAGCAGCGCCTGCCGCTGCCCGTCGGCATCGGCCAGGCGTGCTTCGTCAACGACCTCAGCCCGCAGGAACTGCGGTCGGCCTTCGCCGAGTTGCAGGAGCACGACCGGGCCCTCCGGAGTGCCCTGTGA
- a CDS encoding cupin domain-containing protein, with protein sequence MIVADTSRASHVHGVHGAEGLTYWKCLARRTGTAGAWEAVEWACLPPGGVSGAHLHTRTEEIYFILSGRGELLLDDTTYEVRPGTMALTGVGSTHGLRNTGEGELAWLVVEMSAPATHAVLTQDAPTHPGGTMPRSRVYQLDEVRSVDPSEAFDGPLSTIRIQTLRENDSETLKAHTSEHVLFVIDGTGVAEGAGSRAELVPGTAVTLPLGTEAHVLAHEGGLQLFHAEMDVRGPGESTR encoded by the coding sequence GTGATCGTCGCCGACACCTCACGGGCCTCGCACGTCCACGGCGTGCACGGCGCCGAAGGCCTCACCTACTGGAAGTGCCTCGCGCGCCGCACCGGCACCGCCGGAGCGTGGGAGGCGGTCGAGTGGGCCTGCCTGCCCCCCGGCGGTGTCAGCGGAGCCCACCTGCACACCCGTACCGAGGAGATCTACTTCATCCTCTCCGGGCGGGGCGAGCTGCTCCTCGACGACACCACCTACGAGGTGCGGCCCGGAACCATGGCTCTCACCGGCGTCGGCAGCACCCACGGCCTGCGCAACACGGGTGAAGGCGAACTGGCCTGGCTCGTCGTGGAGATGTCCGCGCCGGCCACCCACGCCGTCCTCACCCAGGACGCCCCCACCCATCCTGGAGGAACCATGCCCCGCAGCCGGGTCTACCAGCTCGACGAAGTCCGGAGCGTCGACCCGTCGGAAGCCTTCGACGGACCCCTGTCCACCATCCGCATCCAGACCCTGCGGGAGAACGACAGCGAGACGCTCAAGGCCCACACCAGCGAACACGTGCTCTTCGTGATCGACGGAACGGGCGTCGCCGAGGGCGCCGGCTCCCGGGCCGAGCTCGTCCCCGGAACCGCCGTCACTCTTCCGCTGGGCACGGAGGCCCACGTCCTGGCACACGAGGGCGGACTCCAGCTCTTCCACGCCGAGATGGACGTGCGCGGACCGGGGGAGAGCACCCGGTGA
- a CDS encoding cupin domain-containing protein: MIISPAAAHAEALQSGAGAVLRRCLARRGMLHSECEAVDQIVLEPHARIDHRGRAGVDEAWFVLSGTVTVDECDSAPWSLHAGQLMLSPAGARPHLSTGDLPVTLLLLATLPDRYAAQLPPRIPELHHD, encoded by the coding sequence GTGATCATCTCTCCCGCCGCCGCCCACGCCGAAGCGCTCCAGTCCGGCGCCGGGGCGGTCCTCAGACGCTGCCTGGCCCGCCGGGGCATGCTCCACAGCGAGTGCGAGGCGGTCGACCAGATCGTCCTGGAGCCGCACGCCCGCATAGACCACCGCGGACGCGCCGGAGTCGACGAGGCGTGGTTCGTCCTGTCCGGGACGGTCACCGTCGACGAATGCGATTCCGCGCCGTGGTCGCTCCACGCCGGCCAGCTCATGCTCAGCCCGGCCGGAGCCCGCCCCCACCTCAGCACCGGCGACCTCCCCGTCACGCTGCTGCTGCTGGCCACGCTGCCCGACCGGTACGCCGCCCAGCTTCCCCCGCGCATACCGGAGCTGCACCATGACTAG